In Microvirga sp. 17 mud 1-3, the genomic window GACCGGCTGAAAGCGGCGGGCTTCGCCGCGCAGGCCGGTCGGCGCGTCGTGCTGACGGGTGGCGCGAGCCAGCTCGTCGGCCTTCCGGAAACGGCGCGACGCATCCTTCAGGGACAGGTCCGCGTCGGGCGCCCGCTCGGCATCAAGGGGCTGCCCGAAGCCGCCAAGGGTCCCGCCTTTTCCGCGGTGGTCGGCCTGCTGGTTTATCCGCAGGTGGCGCATATCGAGTATTTCGAGCCGCGCTCCGGCGGCTTGTTCCAGGGTACGGGAACCGACGGCTACATCTCCCGGGTGGGCCGCTGGATTCGCGAGAGTTTTTAATGCGTAGGGCGATGGCGCGGCGGCCATGGCCCAGAGTTCAAGTCAACCAAGGGTAAGCGTCGGCCGAACGCTGTCGGTACAAAGGCCAAAGAAGGCAAACAGGTCATGGCACTCAATCTGCAAGCTCCGGATATCCGGGAACTCAAGCCGCACATCACGGTCTTCGGCGTCGGTGGCGCCGGTGGCAATGCTGTGAACAACATGATCGAGTCCGGGCTTCAGGGCGTCGAGTTCGTGGTCGCGAACACCGACGCGCAGGCCCTGGCCTCTTCCAAGGCGGACCGCATCGTCCAGATGGGCATCCAGGTGACGGAAGGCCTCGGTGCCGGCTCGCAGCCCGAAGTCGGCCGCGCGGCCGCCGAGGAGGTGATCGACGAGATCCGCGATCAGCTCTCCGGCTCCCACATGGTGTTCATCACGGCCGGCATGGGCGGCGGCACCGGGACCGGCGCGGCGCCGGTCGTGGCCCGCGCGGCCCGCGAGCTCGGCATCCTCACGGTCGGCGTCGTCACGAAGCCGTTCCAGTTCGAGGGCGTTCGCCGCATGCGCCTCGCCGAGGCGGGCATCACCGAGCTGCAGCAGTCGGTCGACACCCTCATCGTCATCCCGAACCAGAACCTCTTCCGTGTCGCAACGGAAAAGACCACCTTCGCGGATGCCTTCGCGATGGCCGACCAGGTGCTCTACTCGGGCGTTGCCTGCATCACCGACCTCATGGTGAAGGAAGGCCTCATCAACCTCGACTTCGCGGACGTCCGCTCGGTCATGCGCGGCATGGGCAAGGCCATGATGGGCACCGGCGAATCCTCCGGCGAGAAGCGCGCCATCCGGGCCGCCGAGGCCGCGATCGCCAACCCGCTCCTCGACGACGTGTCCATGAAGGGCGCCCGCGGCCTGCTGATCTCCATCACGGGCGGCAACGACCTCACGCTCTACGAACTCGACGAAGCCGCGACCCGCATCCGCGAGGAAGTGGACCAGGACGCCAACATCATCCTGGGCGCTACCTTCGACGAGAGCCTGGAAGGAATCATCCGCGTGTCGGTGGTGGCCACCGGCATCGACCAGATCGCCGGCGAGGCGGTGGACCTGTCCTCCACGGAGCAGCGGATTTCGGAAGTGGCCGAGCGACTGCGGGCCGAGGCCCGCGCCCGGGTCGCCCAGACCCAGGCCGTCCCGACCTTTCGCGCCACCGCCACAGCCGAAATGGTGAAGGCGGTTCCGGCTCCTGCCCCGGTCGAGGCTGCGCCCGCGCCGGCTCCCGTTGCGACCGCCCCGATCTATTCCTCCCTGGCGACCCCGTCCGTCGAGCCGGCTCCCCAGCCGGTGGTCCGTGACGACGTGGTCCTCACGCCGACCCAGCCGAAGCAGGCCATGGCCTACGAGGCGCCGGTCGTCGCCGAGCCAGCCTACGAGGAGCCCGTTGCGCCGCAGGGCGCCTTCATCCCGCCGCAGGCCGAGCGCGCCATGCGTCCGGCCCGGATGCCCCGGATCGACGAGCTGCCGATTCCCGCGCAGAACCAGATCCGCGCCAGCCGGGGCGAGGAGGCGCCGCACGACACCAAGCGGATGTCGCTTCTCCAGCGCCTCGCCACGGTGGGCTTTGGCCGCCGGGACGACCATGCGCCGGCCGAGCCCGCTCCGCAGCGGCAGGCTCCCGAGGCGCCGCGCCAGCAGATGTCGCCGGTCCATGCCGAGTATGCCAAGCGGCCCGCCGCTCCCCAGGGCTACCGCCCGGCCCAGGGCCATCCGGAGCAGGCTCCGCGGATGCCCGCGGCCCAGCGCGGCGTCGAGGACGACCAGCTGGAGATCCCGGCCTTCCTCCGCCGCCAGGCGAACTGACGTCACGCAGGCCCTCACGGCCTGTTACGAAACCGAGCCCCCGGCCGTCACGCGGCCGGGGGCTTTTTAATAAAACGTTTACTTTTCAAAGAGTTGCGAATTGTCGAGGTTGTAACACACGGTAAGAAAGCGTGATTTGGCCTAGCCGTGCCCGAGTCCTATCTTGCCGTCAGTTCAAAGCGGGATTCGTTGCAGGCCCGCGCGTTGAGATGAGAAAGCGGGCGCTGGGCGCCGGGCGGGGTTCCGCCGGAGCAAAGGGTCCGAGGTCGAGTGAAGATGAAGCAGAGCCAGCAAACCACGCTTCGCGCAGCCGTCGCCCTCACGGGGGCAGGCGTCCATTCCGGAGACGAGGTCAAGATCGTTCTCCACCCGGCGGAGGTGAACCATGGCATTGCTTTCCTGCGCACCGGCCTGCCCGGAGGGCATGAGCGCCTGATCGATGCGCGGCATCTCGCCGTGACAGCCACCGAGCTCTGCACCGTGATCGGGGACCGCGACAGCGGCGCCGTCGCGACCATCGAGCACCTGATGGCGGCCCTCACGGGCCTCGGGATCGACAACGTGCTCGTCGAGATCGACGGGCCTGAGGTTCCGATTCTCGACGGCAGCTCCGCCCCCTTCATCGACGCCATCGACCAGGTCGGCCTCGTGGCCCAGACTGCGGCCCGTCGGTATCTCAAGGTTCTCAAGCCGGTCCGCGTGACCCAGGGCAAGGCTTTCGCCGAGCTCCTCCCCAACGAGCGCGCCTTCCGCCTCGACGTGGAGATCGATTTCCCGACCCCGGTAATCGGCCGTCAGCGCAAGTCCGTCGACCTGTCGCCGTCCGTGTTCCGCAAGGATATTTCCCGCGCCCGGACCTTCGGCTTCATGCGCGATGTGGAGAAGCTCTGGAGCGCCGGTTTCGCACTTGGCGCCTCCCTGGAGAATACCGTCGCCATCGGGGATGATGGCATCATGAACCCAGAAGGCCTGCGCTACGCCGACGAGTTCGTGCGCCACAAGATTCTGGACGCGGTCGGCGATCTCTCCCTCGCGGGCTTCCCGCTGCTCGGCACCTACCGCTCCTATTGCGGCGGGCACCGTCTCAACTTCTCGGTCCTCGAAGCTCTGTTCGAAAGCCGCTCCAACTACGCCGTCGTGGACAGCGGCGCCCGCCGGGAGACCGGCTATGCGGAGCTCGGCAGCGGAATCGCCGTCCCGGCCTACGCTCCGGACGTCCACTGAGGCACCGTTCCTTCCCCTTCCGGGCGCCCGTCGGACTGGAGCGTCCTCCGGCCGCACGATTTTCGGCCCTTTCCCCAAGCCAGCAGGACAAAGCCTGACGGATAGGGTTGGCTCTTTGCCTGCGCATAGGTTAAAGAGCCTGCAATGCACCGTTACAACCCGGGCACCAATTTCGGAGGACCGCGAGGCATGTCTTTCGCGAAGGCTTATTCAGGATTGAGCAAGACCGCCGCCCGTGTGCTGGCGGTCGGCGTCTGCGGCGTGGCCCTTGCAGGCTGCGACACCCTTTCGTCACTCAATCCGTTCGACAAGAGCGAGACCTACAAGCCCGAGATCGTGGCGGACGTTCCGGCTGAGCAGCTCTATAATGACGGTCTCGCGCGCATCCAGAAGCGGGACTTCGAGGGCGCAGCCAAGAAGTTCTCCACTCTCGACAAGCAGTATCCCTATTCCGACTGGTCCCGCAAAGGGCTGATCATGGAGGCCTACGCCAATTACGAGGGCGGCCTCTACGAGGAATCGATCACGGCGTCGAAGCGTTACCTGCAGCTGCATCCGTCGACCCCCGATGCGGCCTATGCGCAGTACCTGCTGGCTTCGTCCTATTACGACCAAATTCCGGACATCACCCGGGACCAGGAGAAGTCGGAGCGCGCCCTCATGGCGCTGCAGGAGCTGATCCAGCGCTATCCGACGTCCGAATACGTGGCCGACGCGAAGAAGAAGATCCAGGTCGCCAACGACCAGCTCGCCGGCAAGGAGATGGAAGTCGGTCGCTTCTATCTGCAGAAGCGCAACTATTCGGGCGCCATCAACCGCTTCCGCACGGTCGTGTCGCGCTATCAGACGACCCGCCACGTGGAAGAGGCGCTGGAGCGCCTGACGGAAGCCTATATGGCGCTGGGCATCGTCAACGAGGCGCAGACGGCCGCGGCGGTCCTCGGGCACAACTTCCCCGACAGCCCCTGGTACAAGGATGCCTACGCATTGCTGACCAAGGGCGGCGTCGAGCCGCGCGAAAATTCCGAATCCTGGATCAGCAAGGCCTTCCGCGGCGTTCCCCAGGTAGGTCAGAAGGCGGGGTAAGCCCTCGGGTTTCATGCTGATTCAGCTGGCGATTCGCGACATCGTCCTCATCGACAGGCTCGAGCTCGATTTCCGCGAGGGCCTCAGCGTCCTGACGGGCGAAACCGGAGCGGGCAAGTCGATCCTGCTCGATGCCTTTGCGCTGGCTCTCGGCGGGCGAGGAGATGGAAGCCTCGTCCGGCATGGGGAAGGGCAGGGGCAGGTCACGGCTGTCTTCGATTGCCCTCCCGACCATCCGGCCCGGCGCATCGCCGCGACGGCCGAGATCGATGTGGACGGGGACCTCATCCTGCGCCGCGTGCAGGTCGCCGACGGGCGCACCCGCGCCTTCGTCAACGACCAGCCGGTGAGCGTGCAGGTGCTCAAGGCCATCGGCGCGGCCCTGGTCGAAATCCACGGCCAGCATGACGACCGCGCCCTCGTGGATCCCGCGACCCACCGGGCGATCCTCGACGCCTTCGGCAGCCTCTCGGGGGAGGTCCAGGCGGTCAACGAGGCCGCGCGCCAGGTCCGCGACGCCCGGCAGGCCCTTCAGGAACATCGCGCGCGTATCGAGAAGGCTCGCAAGGAGTCCGACTTCCTCCGCCATGCGGTCGAGGAGCTTGCCAAGCTCGCGCCGCAGCCCGGCGAGGAGGAGACCCTCTCCGAGCGCCGCATCCTGATGATGCAGTCCGAGAAGGTGGCGACGGACCTCAACGAGGCCTTCGAGGCCGTGGCCGGCTCCACGTCGCCCGTGCCGGTCCTGTCGGCTGCCGTACGCAAGCTGGAGCGGCGCGGCGCCCAGGCGCCGTCCCTGGTCGAGCCGAGCGTGAAGGCCCTCGATGCGGCCCTCGTGGCCATCGACGAGGCGCGCGCGGCCCTCGAGGCGGCGATCCG contains:
- the ftsZ gene encoding cell division protein FtsZ, yielding MALNLQAPDIRELKPHITVFGVGGAGGNAVNNMIESGLQGVEFVVANTDAQALASSKADRIVQMGIQVTEGLGAGSQPEVGRAAAEEVIDEIRDQLSGSHMVFITAGMGGGTGTGAAPVVARAARELGILTVGVVTKPFQFEGVRRMRLAEAGITELQQSVDTLIVIPNQNLFRVATEKTTFADAFAMADQVLYSGVACITDLMVKEGLINLDFADVRSVMRGMGKAMMGTGESSGEKRAIRAAEAAIANPLLDDVSMKGARGLLISITGGNDLTLYELDEAATRIREEVDQDANIILGATFDESLEGIIRVSVVATGIDQIAGEAVDLSSTEQRISEVAERLRAEARARVAQTQAVPTFRATATAEMVKAVPAPAPVEAAPAPAPVATAPIYSSLATPSVEPAPQPVVRDDVVLTPTQPKQAMAYEAPVVAEPAYEEPVAPQGAFIPPQAERAMRPARMPRIDELPIPAQNQIRASRGEEAPHDTKRMSLLQRLATVGFGRRDDHAPAEPAPQRQAPEAPRQQMSPVHAEYAKRPAAPQGYRPAQGHPEQAPRMPAAQRGVEDDQLEIPAFLRRQAN
- the lpxC gene encoding UDP-3-O-acyl-N-acetylglucosamine deacetylase, with protein sequence MKQSQQTTLRAAVALTGAGVHSGDEVKIVLHPAEVNHGIAFLRTGLPGGHERLIDARHLAVTATELCTVIGDRDSGAVATIEHLMAALTGLGIDNVLVEIDGPEVPILDGSSAPFIDAIDQVGLVAQTAARRYLKVLKPVRVTQGKAFAELLPNERAFRLDVEIDFPTPVIGRQRKSVDLSPSVFRKDISRARTFGFMRDVEKLWSAGFALGASLENTVAIGDDGIMNPEGLRYADEFVRHKILDAVGDLSLAGFPLLGTYRSYCGGHRLNFSVLEALFESRSNYAVVDSGARRETGYAELGSGIAVPAYAPDVH
- a CDS encoding outer membrane protein assembly factor BamD, with product MSFAKAYSGLSKTAARVLAVGVCGVALAGCDTLSSLNPFDKSETYKPEIVADVPAEQLYNDGLARIQKRDFEGAAKKFSTLDKQYPYSDWSRKGLIMEAYANYEGGLYEESITASKRYLQLHPSTPDAAYAQYLLASSYYDQIPDITRDQEKSERALMALQELIQRYPTSEYVADAKKKIQVANDQLAGKEMEVGRFYLQKRNYSGAINRFRTVVSRYQTTRHVEEALERLTEAYMALGIVNEAQTAAAVLGHNFPDSPWYKDAYALLTKGGVEPRENSESWISKAFRGVPQVGQKAG